The Actinomycetota bacterium DNA window CTCGGTCGTACCGACGAGCACCCAAGAGCTCGTCCCCATCGAGCCGGGCACGATGACCGGCTGGCCCACCGCCTTGTATCGGTCGATCAGCTCCGGATGACCCGGCCCGAACGCCCGCGTGGCACCCTTCCGGTGGACGCACAGGTCGCGCTCGCGACCGTTTACCTCGTGGCGCTCGATCTTGGCGAGGTTGTGCGCCACGTCGTACACGAGGCGCATCCCCATCGACTCGGCGCTGCGCCCGACCACTTCCTCGAACGTTTCGCGAACCTCGTGCGCGAGCGCATGCCGGTTGGCACGAGCGAAGTTGGCGGCGGCCGCCATGGCGCCAAGGTAGCGCTCGGCTTCGGGAGCGGCAACCGGTCCGCACGCGAGCTGGCGGTCGGGCACTTCGATGCCCGTTCGTCGCATGAGCACGTCGAAGATCTTGAGCTGGTCGGTGCAGATCTGATGCCCGACGCCGCGCGATCCCGAATGGATCATCACGCAGACCGTCCCCTTCGCGAGCTCGAACGCCTCCGCCGCCCCGGCGTCGGCGATCAGATCGACGACCTGGACCTCGAGGAAGTGGTTCCCTGCGCCGAGCGAGCCGCACTGCGGGGCGCCGCGCTCGTACGCGCGATCGGACACGGCGTCCGCATCCGCGCCGGCGAGCCGGCCGTTGTCCTCGCAACGCTCGAGGTCCGACTCCCAGCCGAGCCCTCGCCCGAGCGGCCAGGCCGCGCCCTCTGTGAGCACGCCGCGCAGCTCTCGCCGGTCGAGACGAAGGATCCCCTTCGTG harbors:
- a CDS encoding RtcB family protein, yielding MKTRSVGPFEWEVPIGEVAGMRVPGRVFADDAGIAKARDDRALEQVANVATLPGIVRASYAMPDIHWGYGFPVGGVAATDVEAGGVISPGGVGFDICCGVRLLRSDLSLADVKDVLAELSVRLGRRIPRGVGTKGILRLDRRELRGVLTEGAAWPLGRGLGWESDLERCEDNGRLAGADADAVSDRAYERGAPQCGSLGAGNHFLEVQVVDLIADAGAAEAFELAKGTVCVMIHSGSRGVGHQICTDQLKIFDVLMRRTGIEVPDRQLACGPVAAPEAERYLGAMAAAANFARANRHALAHEVRETFEEVVGRSAESMGMRLVYDVAHNLAKIERHEVNGRERDLCVHRKGATRAFGPGHPELIDRYKAVGQPVIVPGSMGTSSWVLVGTTEGREKAFWSTCHGAGRAMSRTQAKKRMGGDQVRRDLEEQGILVNATHPGLLAEEAPYAYKDVTSVVDTCEGAGLSKKVARLRPLAVIKG